A genomic segment from SAR324 cluster bacterium encodes:
- a CDS encoding methyl-accepting chemotaxis protein, with protein EIARVVGASVEKVQSGRKTLGEAQGSLEEIFGTTESVAEMMQMIRHAAEEQSQGIRQVNQALEELNQMTMENAQFSEVNAKSSSQLSQQAEELLEVVHQFRLWEGEEEEESESPAALPEPGENEELENHSIRETTDSL; from the coding sequence GAGATTGCCAGGGTAGTAGGAGCTTCGGTGGAGAAGGTTCAATCTGGGAGGAAGACCTTGGGTGAGGCCCAGGGTTCATTGGAAGAGATCTTTGGGACAACGGAATCGGTAGCAGAGATGATGCAGATGATCCGTCATGCAGCGGAGGAGCAGTCACAGGGGATCCGTCAGGTGAACCAGGCGTTGGAGGAGTTGAACCAGATGACAATGGAGAATGCACAGTTTTCAGAGGTGAACGCGAAGTCGAGTTCACAGTTATCCCAGCAGGCTGAAGAGTTGTTGGAGGTGGTACACCAGTTTCGTTTGTGGGAGGGAGAAGAGGAAGAAGAAAGTGAAAGTCCAGCTGCCTTGCCTGAACCTGGAGAAAATGAGGAATTAGAAAATCACTCTATAAGAGAGACAACCGACTCCTTATAA
- a CDS encoding copper chaperone PCu(A)C, whose amino-acid sequence MLRIFTLLICAGILLLQGCSSSKMKPPKQLQQTTASVIQIEDPWVRAVPPNANNSAIFLDLRNESEQLRKLVEVHSEVAERVELHTTKDEEGMLRKQRLEEVLIPALETQSFHPGGIHIMLIGLHSPLEVGCVIKLELVYADQSKETISVPVDERPLLPITAQNNHSPDSLTTRTQ is encoded by the coding sequence ATGTTGAGAATTTTCACGCTCCTGATCTGTGCTGGAATCCTGTTGTTACAGGGTTGCTCCTCCTCCAAGATGAAGCCTCCCAAGCAACTTCAACAGACGACAGCTTCTGTAATTCAGATTGAAGACCCTTGGGTCCGTGCCGTACCCCCCAATGCGAATAATTCTGCGATCTTCCTGGATCTCCGGAACGAAAGTGAGCAGCTGCGCAAATTGGTGGAGGTTCACTCAGAGGTAGCAGAGCGGGTAGAGTTGCACACGACCAAGGATGAAGAGGGGATGCTTCGAAAGCAACGCCTGGAGGAAGTACTAATACCCGCCCTGGAGACCCAGAGTTTTCATCCGGGAGGCATTCACATTATGCTGATTGGGCTGCATAGCCCACTGGAAGTGGGTTGTGTGATTAAGTTGGAGTTGGTCTATGCCGATCAATCCAAAGAGACAATCTCTGTGCCTGTGGATGAGCGCCCACTGCTACCCATCACCGCCCAAAACAACCATTCTCCGGATTCACTGACAACTCGAACGCAATAA
- a CDS encoding proline/glycine betaine ABC transporter permease yields the protein MDFLEMPSLGRRDLMNLRKGIDAGFRSFSRSYGEDLENFFDPLLQFLIFFEKLLISTPWPIILLIVAGLTWLGSRSWKIVVGSVFCFMLIGYLDMWEDTMSTVAMISVATLICISIGIPIGVLMSRSDRLQATITPVLDVMQTIPSFVYLIPVVMLLGIGKVPGLLAVCIYALPPIVRLTNLGIRLVDKQVLEAADAFGSSYWQRLKDVQIPLALPNIFAGVNQTIMMALAMVVIASMIGVKGLGIPVLQAISNQYLALGLFNGLAIVALAIIFDRVTQAFGKRLQRHQIGGPSV from the coding sequence ATGGACTTCTTAGAGATGCCTTCCCTAGGGCGTCGTGACTTGATGAACCTGCGCAAAGGAATTGATGCAGGTTTCCGCTCTTTTTCCCGGTCCTACGGTGAGGACTTGGAAAACTTCTTTGATCCTCTGCTCCAGTTCCTAATTTTCTTCGAAAAGCTTCTGATTTCAACTCCCTGGCCGATTATTCTATTGATTGTTGCTGGTTTGACCTGGCTTGGTTCACGAAGTTGGAAAATTGTCGTTGGCTCTGTTTTCTGCTTCATGCTGATTGGTTATCTGGACATGTGGGAAGATACAATGTCCACGGTTGCCATGATTTCTGTGGCAACCCTGATTTGCATCAGCATTGGAATCCCAATCGGGGTATTGATGTCCCGCTCGGATCGGTTACAAGCCACCATCACTCCGGTCTTGGACGTGATGCAAACCATTCCGAGTTTCGTCTACCTCATTCCTGTGGTGATGTTACTTGGTATCGGCAAGGTTCCGGGTCTTTTGGCAGTCTGCATCTATGCCCTTCCTCCGATTGTACGATTGACCAACTTAGGAATCCGACTTGTTGACAAGCAAGTCCTGGAAGCAGCAGACGCTTTTGGTTCGAGCTACTGGCAGCGCCTCAAGGACGTGCAGATTCCATTGGCTTTACCCAATATTTTTGCTGGGGTGAACCAGACGATCATGATGGCTCTGGCAATGGTGGTGATTGCTTCGATGATCGGTGTCAAGGGTTTGGGTATCCCTGTCTTGCAGGCGATTTCCAACCAATATTTGGCGCTTGGGCTTTTCAATGGACTAGCGATTGTTGCCCTGGCGATCATCTTTGACCGTGTCACACAGGCTTTCGGTAAACGGCTTCAACGCCATCAAATAGGAGGACCTAGTGTCTGA
- a CDS encoding glycine betaine/L-proline ABC transporter ATP-binding protein, translating into MSDSEALIRIEHLYKIFGTRPQKKLSLVKEGIGKQELLEGHQHVLGLSDINLEIPKGSLQVVMGLSGSGKSTLIRHINRLIEPTAGEIWVGAEDVMQMDKVQLREFRRHRTAMVFQRFALLPHRTVLENVSYGLDIQGIAKDEAHKRAERWIDRVGLAGYEQHFPAKLSGGMQQRVGLARALATDADILLMDEAFSALDPLIRTDMQNILLDLQEELHKTIVFITHDLDEALKLGDQIAILRDGGMVQQGTAQQIVMKPADDYIMDFVRDINRARVLRVRGVMEREGLPENPDGAIPEHISLEDALPRLASAGHEAVPVQNKQGQIVGSITVEAVIQAMIRPDHDNRN; encoded by the coding sequence GTGTCTGACTCGGAAGCATTGATCCGCATCGAACATCTCTACAAGATTTTTGGCACACGCCCTCAGAAGAAGTTGTCTTTGGTCAAAGAAGGAATAGGTAAACAGGAATTGTTGGAGGGACACCAGCATGTATTGGGACTCTCCGACATCAACCTCGAAATTCCCAAGGGCAGTCTGCAGGTGGTGATGGGACTCTCTGGATCCGGGAAATCTACGTTGATTCGCCACATCAATCGCTTGATTGAGCCAACTGCTGGTGAAATTTGGGTCGGTGCTGAAGACGTGATGCAGATGGACAAGGTTCAACTGCGGGAATTCCGACGGCACCGAACAGCAATGGTGTTTCAGCGTTTTGCCCTGTTACCCCACAGGACTGTACTGGAGAATGTCTCTTACGGATTGGATATTCAGGGAATTGCGAAGGATGAGGCACACAAACGGGCTGAGCGTTGGATTGATCGGGTAGGATTGGCCGGATACGAACAACACTTTCCCGCCAAGCTCTCTGGGGGAATGCAACAGCGAGTGGGACTGGCCCGGGCGTTGGCCACCGATGCCGACATCCTACTCATGGATGAAGCCTTCAGCGCGCTGGATCCACTCATTCGCACAGACATGCAGAACATCTTACTGGATCTTCAGGAAGAACTTCATAAGACGATTGTCTTCATCACCCATGATCTGGATGAAGCGCTCAAGCTGGGAGACCAGATCGCCATCTTGCGTGATGGCGGAATGGTTCAGCAGGGCACAGCACAACAGATCGTGATGAAACCGGCAGACGATTACATCATGGACTTTGTTCGTGATATCAATCGAGCTCGTGTATTGCGTGTACGTGGTGTGATGGAAAGAGAAGGGCTGCCTGAAAATCCAGATGGTGCGATTCCAGAACATATCTCACTTGAAGATGCACTACCTCGCTTGGCTTCGGCAGGTCATGAAGCGGTCCCGGTGCAGAACAAGCAGGGACAGATAGTAGGCAGCATCACTGTGGAAGCTGTGATCCAGGCGATGATCCGTCCAGACCATGACAATCGCAACTAG
- a CDS encoding TIM barrel protein — MQYSIATVCLSGTLRQKIEAIAKAGFQGIEIFENDLITHDGNLGELRQLLADYGLKVLVYQPFRDFEGMPEPLRSRGFARAEQKFELMREIGTDLLMICSNVSPKAIGGIQRAAEDLFELTELAAKQGLRVAYEALSWGQHVNDYRDSWEIVRRANHPALGLTLDTFHIFSRQTELDSIVNIPGDRIFLVQVADAPQLTMDPLSWSRHHRCFPGQGELNLQTFMERLRATGFDGPFSLEIFNDQFRASDPFRHARDAYRSLVYMAQETESSSKVMTKSRSLPKVDQPIGMDFIEFAVDESEHQQLASFLQKTGFTHVATHKVKRVELWQQGGIRLVINRESQSFAQRYHTEHGLSVCAYGLSCPAVPGLLERATKLGYQVEYADPEHDTHGIAAITGPTGALLYLVDSNDPSPHWEREFIYHSVDPNSYLSRVDHVATTLPLDQVLEATLLYRALFQMQASPSVSLPDPLGLVKSQVMEVEDRSLAMTLNSTLAEKTVVGQIQSRYRGSGVNHIALETSDILVLAKSLEQQGTEVMEITGHYYDDLAPRFGLSTELIAQLRTHHILYDEDEHGYFYQLYTRLFEKRFCFEFVQRAGYRGYGAPNAQIRLTMQARELEQM, encoded by the coding sequence ATGCAGTATTCCATTGCGACCGTTTGCCTGTCAGGAACCCTCCGACAAAAGATCGAGGCCATTGCAAAGGCTGGTTTTCAAGGGATTGAAATCTTTGAGAATGATCTGATCACGCATGATGGTAATCTGGGTGAGCTACGGCAATTACTAGCCGATTATGGACTGAAAGTATTAGTCTATCAGCCGTTTCGAGATTTCGAGGGAATGCCAGAACCCCTGCGAAGCCGTGGATTTGCCCGAGCAGAACAGAAGTTTGAGTTGATGCGAGAAATTGGTACCGACTTGCTGATGATTTGCAGCAATGTCTCTCCCAAAGCGATAGGAGGCATCCAGCGGGCTGCAGAAGATCTTTTTGAACTCACTGAATTGGCTGCCAAGCAAGGCTTGCGAGTCGCATATGAGGCGCTGAGTTGGGGTCAGCACGTCAATGACTATCGGGACTCCTGGGAAATTGTCCGCCGAGCCAACCACCCTGCCCTGGGACTCACACTAGATACCTTTCACATCTTCTCTCGCCAGACGGAGCTAGATAGCATTGTCAACATCCCTGGAGATCGAATCTTCCTGGTTCAGGTGGCGGATGCTCCTCAATTGACCATGGATCCTCTCTCCTGGAGTCGTCACCACCGCTGTTTCCCAGGCCAGGGAGAACTAAATTTACAGACTTTCATGGAACGCTTACGAGCGACGGGTTTTGATGGGCCGTTTTCGTTGGAGATTTTCAACGATCAATTCCGGGCCAGTGATCCTTTCCGTCATGCGCGTGATGCCTACCGCTCTCTCGTCTACATGGCCCAGGAGACCGAGTCATCGTCCAAGGTGATGACGAAGAGTCGGAGTTTACCAAAGGTTGACCAGCCGATAGGTATGGACTTTATCGAATTTGCTGTCGATGAATCGGAGCACCAACAGCTCGCTAGTTTTCTTCAAAAGACAGGATTTACTCACGTTGCCACCCACAAGGTCAAGCGAGTGGAGCTTTGGCAACAGGGTGGCATCCGCTTGGTCATCAATCGCGAGTCTCAGAGTTTCGCGCAGAGATACCACACAGAACATGGACTGTCTGTCTGTGCCTATGGGCTGAGCTGTCCAGCTGTCCCTGGATTGCTTGAGCGAGCTACCAAGTTGGGCTATCAGGTTGAATATGCGGATCCAGAGCATGATACTCATGGTATTGCAGCGATTACTGGACCCACAGGAGCTTTGCTCTATCTGGTGGATTCCAACGATCCCTCTCCCCATTGGGAGAGGGAGTTTATTTATCATTCGGTCGATCCAAACTCATATCTATCCAGGGTGGATCATGTTGCGACAACTCTGCCTTTAGACCAAGTTTTGGAAGCGACATTGCTCTATCGGGCTCTCTTCCAAATGCAGGCTTCTCCTTCGGTGAGTCTCCCTGATCCCTTGGGTTTGGTCAAAAGCCAGGTGATGGAAGTGGAAGATCGTTCGCTGGCAATGACACTGAACAGTACCCTGGCAGAGAAGACCGTGGTTGGTCAGATTCAATCACGTTATCGAGGATCTGGGGTGAATCATATTGCGCTGGAAACCAGCGACATCCTTGTCTTGGCAAAATCTCTGGAACAACAGGGAACAGAGGTCATGGAAATTACCGGTCATTATTACGATGATCTGGCTCCACGTTTCGGTTTGTCTACAGAGCTGATTGCACAGCTGCGGACTCACCACATTCTTTATGATGAAGACGAGCACGGATACTTCTATCAACTCTATACCCGCTTGTTTGAGAAACGCTTCTGCTTTGAATTTGTTCAGCGAGCAGGTTATCGGGGGTATGGAGCACCAAATGCACAGATCAGATTGACGATGCAGGCCCGTGAATTGGAGCAGATGTAA
- a CDS encoding glutathione S-transferase family protein: MIELYELAAKDDNQVFSPYCWRIRLALHHKQLPFKSIPWRMTEKDRIAFADTERVPVLVDGEQTLADSWKILEYLDERYPEHSLEMHRGELRFLRHWTEIVMFPGMSRMIVDEIHKTVHEKDQDYFRATREKVFGKPLEEVVANKEVKLEEFRKSLNPLRATLKAFDFLGGFRPNLGDYLVFSGLMWARCTSPMPLLTEDDPVFAWREKMLDLFGSMARSVPCREIN, translated from the coding sequence ATGATTGAATTGTATGAATTGGCCGCTAAAGATGATAATCAGGTCTTCAGTCCCTACTGCTGGCGAATTCGCTTGGCCCTGCATCACAAGCAATTGCCATTCAAGAGCATTCCTTGGCGCATGACCGAGAAGGACCGAATTGCCTTTGCCGATACGGAGCGGGTGCCTGTACTTGTTGATGGAGAGCAAACATTGGCAGATTCTTGGAAGATTCTTGAATATCTTGATGAACGATATCCTGAGCACAGTCTAGAAATGCATCGTGGGGAACTGAGGTTTTTACGGCATTGGACAGAAATAGTGATGTTTCCAGGAATGAGCCGGATGATTGTTGATGAGATCCACAAGACCGTTCATGAGAAAGATCAGGATTACTTTCGAGCAACACGTGAAAAAGTTTTTGGGAAGCCACTCGAGGAGGTTGTGGCTAATAAGGAAGTCAAGCTCGAGGAATTCCGCAAGTCATTGAATCCTCTCCGAGCTACACTAAAGGCCTTTGATTTCTTAGGTGGCTTTCGGCCAAATCTGGGGGACTACCTAGTGTTCAGTGGTCTGATGTGGGCGCGTTGTACTAGTCCAATGCCTCTGCTGACTGAGGATGATCCAGTTTTTGCCTGGCGTGAGAAAATGTTAGATCTTTTTGGTAGCATGGCGAGGTCGGTTCCTTGTCGGGAGATCAACTAA
- a CDS encoding shikimate dehydrogenase, which yields MISGYTNLIAHIGWPTGSFKAPMIFNPYFEQEKIDTLVVPMGCKGEDYPGFFKSLFQLQNIIGALITMPHKVSTVAMLDEVSTAVQVCGACNAVRKEADGRLVGDMFDGQGFVRGLARKGRPAQGASALVIGSGGVGSAIAVAMAETGVGRLALYDNRPEVMEQLASRLQQFFPTLPIQLGSNDPSRFEIVVNATPMGMEPGDPLPIEVGRISPTAMVGEVVMKQEETPFVLAARERGCLTQIGTDMLFEQIPAYLEFLRLPTTSAENLRSLSHIRYQ from the coding sequence TTGATTTCTGGATATACCAACTTGATTGCGCATATTGGTTGGCCCACAGGAAGCTTCAAGGCTCCGATGATCTTTAACCCTTATTTTGAACAAGAAAAGATTGACACCTTGGTTGTGCCAATGGGGTGCAAAGGTGAGGACTATCCGGGGTTTTTCAAATCCTTGTTTCAGTTGCAGAATATTATTGGAGCATTGATCACCATGCCTCATAAGGTGAGTACTGTGGCAATGCTCGATGAGGTGAGTACCGCCGTTCAAGTCTGTGGAGCCTGCAACGCTGTCCGTAAAGAAGCAGATGGTCGGTTAGTTGGGGACATGTTTGATGGACAGGGTTTTGTGCGCGGGCTCGCACGCAAGGGACGACCTGCCCAGGGTGCCTCTGCATTGGTTATCGGCTCAGGTGGTGTGGGCTCTGCGATTGCGGTTGCCATGGCAGAGACTGGAGTGGGGCGCTTGGCACTATATGATAACCGCCCAGAGGTGATGGAACAGCTCGCTAGTCGGCTCCAGCAGTTCTTTCCGACGTTGCCGATTCAGTTGGGCAGTAACGATCCCAGTAGGTTTGAAATTGTGGTGAACGCAACCCCGATGGGAATGGAGCCTGGTGATCCATTACCGATTGAAGTTGGCCGGATATCACCAACTGCGATGGTTGGTGAAGTTGTGATGAAACAGGAAGAAACCCCATTTGTTTTAGCCGCGCGAGAAAGAGGTTGCTTGACCCAGATTGGTACGGATATGTTGTTTGAACAGATCCCTGCCTACCTGGAGTTTTTGAGACTGCCGACCACAAGCGCTGAAAATTTACGTTCTCTCTCTCACATTCGTTACCAGTGA
- a CDS encoding ABC transporter substrate-binding protein: MSRAVLTSAITLGGAMALAGTAAAGGHSKCGKVTIADMNWASASLMANVDAIILKEGYGCETEIIPGDTMPTFTSMNEKANPDVASELWINAVREPLEKAMSEGRLHSAVKGPITGLGEGWWVTEQFAKDHPDLNTVEKILERPDLFPYAEDKSKGAFMGCPAGWGCQLANINMFRAFEMEKKGWVLVDPGSSAGLDGSIAKASERGEPWFGYYWSPTAIIGKYNLQSIPFEAPFAGTDNWDGCIAKAEQECTNPKPSAWTESEVHTVVTDEFKKQGGVALDFLSKRVWPGTVMNGMLVYMTDNQASGEDAAIEFLATKEDVWTKWVPADVAKKVKSAL; the protein is encoded by the coding sequence ATGTCGCGCGCCGTACTGACCAGTGCCATCACGCTTGGTGGCGCGATGGCACTCGCCGGCACAGCTGCCGCAGGTGGTCACAGCAAATGTGGCAAAGTTACCATTGCCGACATGAATTGGGCTTCAGCCTCTCTGATGGCCAATGTTGACGCGATTATTCTTAAGGAAGGATATGGGTGTGAGACCGAGATCATACCTGGTGATACGATGCCAACCTTCACATCCATGAACGAGAAGGCCAATCCAGATGTGGCCAGTGAATTGTGGATCAACGCTGTACGTGAGCCGCTGGAAAAAGCAATGTCTGAAGGTCGCTTACATTCCGCAGTGAAAGGGCCAATTACTGGACTTGGTGAAGGCTGGTGGGTAACAGAACAGTTTGCCAAAGACCATCCAGACTTGAACACAGTTGAGAAAATCTTGGAGCGTCCTGATCTATTCCCATATGCAGAAGACAAGAGCAAGGGAGCCTTCATGGGCTGTCCAGCTGGATGGGGCTGCCAATTGGCCAACATCAACATGTTCCGAGCTTTCGAAATGGAGAAGAAAGGTTGGGTATTGGTTGATCCAGGTTCGTCAGCTGGTCTTGATGGATCAATTGCCAAGGCATCTGAGCGAGGCGAACCGTGGTTCGGCTACTACTGGTCTCCAACTGCGATTATTGGCAAATACAATTTGCAAAGTATTCCTTTTGAAGCTCCGTTCGCAGGTACAGACAACTGGGATGGATGTATCGCCAAAGCGGAGCAGGAATGTACAAATCCAAAGCCCTCTGCTTGGACAGAATCTGAGGTCCACACCGTGGTGACAGATGAGTTCAAGAAGCAAGGTGGAGTCGCTCTGGACTTCCTCTCCAAGCGTGTTTGGCCTGGAACCGTGATGAACGGGATGTTGGTTTACATGACTGATAACCAAGCCAGTGGAGAAGACGCAGCGATTGAGTTCCTTGCAACCAAAGAAGACGTCTGGACCAAATGGGTACCAGCTGACGTTGCCAAGAAAGTAAAGTCCGCACTCTAA
- a CDS encoding aldolase/citrate lyase family protein translates to MQLPSNPFKANILNGQRQIGLWCSINDSNIAEMLAACGFDWLLFDTEHTPMNPQEVLPLLQAVAPYPVHPIVRPSSLDPAEIKRFLDCGVQSLLIPYVQNVEETQLAAASVAYAPEGIRGFAGITRASRYGTIPDYAKRAREEICLMVQIETQEALEQLEAIAQVPGVDAVFIGPADLAASMGFPGEPSHPEVKKACLEGIRRIRAAGKPAGFLTLDQEFLQEIIEAGCLFPAVDTDYAILRRGAVAQSAKWTSVS, encoded by the coding sequence ATGCAACTCCCCTCCAACCCGTTCAAAGCCAACATTCTCAATGGACAACGGCAAATCGGCCTTTGGTGCTCCATCAATGATTCCAATATTGCAGAGATGTTGGCAGCTTGTGGCTTTGACTGGCTCTTGTTTGACACCGAACACACGCCGATGAACCCCCAGGAGGTGCTGCCTCTCCTCCAGGCGGTGGCGCCTTATCCTGTTCACCCGATTGTCCGGCCAAGCTCGCTGGATCCAGCTGAGATCAAGCGTTTTCTCGATTGTGGGGTCCAGTCGCTGCTGATTCCTTATGTCCAGAATGTTGAGGAAACCCAACTGGCAGCGGCTTCTGTGGCCTATGCTCCCGAGGGAATTCGCGGCTTTGCCGGCATCACCCGGGCGAGTCGATACGGAACAATTCCAGACTATGCGAAGCGAGCCCGTGAGGAAATATGCCTGATGGTGCAGATTGAAACTCAGGAGGCCTTGGAGCAGCTAGAAGCCATTGCTCAGGTACCCGGAGTAGATGCGGTCTTCATCGGTCCAGCCGATCTGGCAGCCAGCATGGGCTTTCCTGGAGAACCAAGCCATCCTGAGGTCAAAAAAGCCTGTTTGGAAGGGATTCGGCGAATTCGAGCAGCTGGCAAACCGGCAGGATTTCTAACGCTAGATCAGGAGTTTCTGCAAGAGATCATCGAAGCGGGCTGTCTATTCCCAGCGGTGGACACGGACTATGCGATCCTGCGCCGAGGAGCGGTCGCTCAGTCAGCGAAATGGACATCCGTCAGTTGA
- a CDS encoding phosphomannose isomerase type II C-terminal cupin domain encodes MTALTDERPWGHYTVLADEEDHKVKRIVVQPSKRLSLQRHQQRAEHWYVVKGEALVTLDESEKILSAGNAVDIPILTKHRIENTGSEELVFIEVQTGSYFGEDDIERFDDDFGRTS; translated from the coding sequence ATGACCGCACTGACTGACGAACGCCCTTGGGGCCACTACACCGTTTTGGCCGACGAAGAAGACCACAAGGTCAAACGCATTGTTGTTCAACCTAGCAAGCGTCTGAGCCTACAGCGGCATCAGCAACGTGCAGAGCACTGGTATGTCGTCAAGGGAGAGGCCCTTGTGACACTAGATGAGTCTGAAAAAATCCTCAGCGCTGGCAATGCCGTGGATATTCCGATCCTTACAAAACATCGGATTGAAAACACCGGCTCTGAGGAGTTGGTTTTTATTGAAGTCCAAACCGGTAGCTACTTTGGAGAAGATGACATTGAACGCTTTGATGACGACTTCGGTAGAACTAGCTGA
- a CDS encoding energy-coupling factor ABC transporter permease: MHIEPGVVQGAKLLLSVGTALTAGGLMLRYCWEFLVQHGLNTLLGRTIFTSVLVFSFFEILPSSPVGVSEVHLILGSTLFLLFGLVPTALGLAIGLLAQGALLAPWDLPQYGMNVTTLLLPLFLVSAVAERVIPRQTTYQDLSYGQVLQLSLVYQGGIISWVAFWAFYGQGFGTENMLQVLSFGGAYLSVIVLEPLIDLGLLAGVKILPGLHNSSLFSKRLFQPA, translated from the coding sequence ATGCATATCGAACCCGGAGTTGTTCAAGGCGCCAAATTGCTACTTAGTGTTGGAACTGCACTCACCGCTGGTGGTCTAATGCTCCGTTATTGTTGGGAATTTCTGGTACAGCATGGACTGAACACCCTGCTTGGCAGGACAATCTTTACCAGTGTCTTGGTGTTCTCTTTCTTTGAGATTCTACCATCGTCACCAGTTGGAGTTTCAGAAGTCCACTTGATTCTTGGTTCCACTCTCTTTCTCCTGTTTGGTCTGGTTCCCACGGCTCTTGGTCTAGCCATTGGCCTCCTGGCCCAAGGGGCCTTGCTAGCACCATGGGATCTACCTCAGTATGGAATGAACGTTACGACTTTGCTGCTACCACTCTTTTTGGTTTCTGCCGTCGCAGAGCGGGTCATTCCCAGGCAGACCACCTACCAGGATCTGAGTTATGGACAGGTTCTACAGTTGTCGCTTGTCTACCAGGGAGGAATCATCAGCTGGGTTGCATTCTGGGCCTTCTACGGGCAGGGATTTGGAACAGAGAACATGCTTCAGGTGCTCAGTTTTGGTGGTGCCTATCTTAGTGTGATTGTCCTTGAACCCCTGATTGATCTGGGCCTGTTGGCAGGAGTCAAAATTTTGCCAGGTCTCCACAATTCTTCGCTGTTCTCGAAGCGTCTCTTCCAACCAGCCTGA